In one Zobellia galactanivorans genomic region, the following are encoded:
- a CDS encoding glycoside hydrolase family 127 protein, translating to MKRTIALASTLLLSICSFAQEHGVLNNAKTPHMNLKTIDIDDCRWTDGFWAEKLKQAHEVMIPNLGRLMDDPEIIHAYSNFKVAAGLEEGEFRGWSFTDGDFYKYAEALAYEYAMTKDEKINQQMDEIIAVIAKAQRPDGYIHTKIQIGHGIAGFLHESAHPFKSDEKPYTNGPSHEFYNFGHLMTAACVHYRITGKKNFLDIAIKASDNIYDHFKEPSPELARIDWNPPHYMGLIEMYRTTGDKKYLELTETFVDMLGTAPKDRLDHRGMDHSQRGTAIREESKAVGHAGHANYLYAGVADLYAETGDQALKDALERIWTNVSTQKMYITGATGPHHFGISNHAIVAEAYGQDYELPNIKAYNETCANIGNAMWNWRMFLMNGEGRFADIMELIFYNSAISGISLDGEHFFYTNPLRFIEGHPQNTKDEGKRGEFMSVFCCPPNIIRTIAKMHTYAYSTSEKGIWVNLYGSNVLDTDLADGSNIKLTQESNYPWDGNIKITIDSKKKKEYALMLRIPAWAEGANIKVNGEKQDQSPKAGSYAEVNRKWKKGDVVELELPMAPRLITADPNVEETRNQVAVKRGPIVYCLESKDLAAGSNIKDIVLPSDIKLQPKYEADLLSGVTVLEGEAKILPNEDWSKQLYKPLVKTELKKTPIKMIPYFAWANRGVNDMSVWLPLQY from the coding sequence ATGAAAAGAACAATTGCACTTGCCAGCACCCTATTATTATCCATTTGCAGCTTTGCGCAAGAACACGGGGTATTAAACAACGCCAAAACCCCTCATATGAACCTAAAGACCATAGATATCGACGACTGTCGATGGACAGACGGTTTCTGGGCCGAAAAACTAAAGCAGGCGCACGAGGTTATGATCCCAAACTTAGGCCGATTGATGGACGACCCCGAAATCATTCATGCCTACTCCAATTTTAAAGTAGCCGCCGGTTTAGAGGAAGGCGAATTCAGGGGGTGGTCTTTTACCGATGGGGACTTTTACAAGTATGCTGAGGCCTTGGCCTACGAATACGCGATGACCAAAGACGAAAAGATCAACCAACAGATGGACGAGATTATCGCGGTAATTGCCAAAGCACAGCGCCCTGACGGCTATATCCACACAAAAATTCAAATAGGCCATGGTATTGCCGGTTTTCTGCACGAGTCGGCACATCCTTTTAAAAGTGATGAAAAACCCTATACCAATGGTCCTTCACACGAATTCTACAACTTTGGCCATCTGATGACGGCCGCTTGCGTACACTATAGAATTACAGGGAAAAAGAACTTTCTCGATATCGCCATCAAGGCAAGCGACAATATTTACGACCACTTTAAAGAACCTTCTCCAGAACTTGCACGTATTGACTGGAACCCGCCCCACTACATGGGCCTTATTGAGATGTACCGTACCACGGGCGACAAAAAATACCTTGAGCTCACGGAAACATTTGTAGATATGTTGGGTACGGCGCCAAAAGATCGCCTAGACCACCGTGGCATGGATCATAGCCAAAGGGGAACCGCAATAAGGGAAGAATCGAAAGCCGTTGGCCATGCAGGTCACGCTAATTACCTCTATGCCGGTGTTGCCGATCTATATGCCGAAACCGGAGACCAGGCCCTAAAGGATGCCCTAGAACGTATTTGGACCAACGTAAGCACCCAAAAGATGTACATAACGGGAGCTACAGGCCCGCATCACTTCGGGATTTCAAATCATGCCATTGTTGCCGAGGCCTATGGGCAAGACTATGAGTTACCCAATATCAAAGCCTACAATGAAACCTGTGCCAATATAGGAAACGCCATGTGGAACTGGCGTATGTTCTTGATGAATGGCGAAGGACGTTTTGCCGATATCATGGAACTCATTTTTTACAACAGCGCCATTTCAGGAATCTCTTTGGACGGTGAGCATTTCTTTTACACCAACCCCTTACGTTTTATTGAGGGGCATCCCCAAAATACCAAAGACGAAGGCAAACGCGGGGAATTTATGTCGGTTTTCTGCTGCCCTCCCAACATCATACGCACCATCGCCAAAATGCACACCTATGCCTATAGCACTTCGGAAAAAGGCATCTGGGTAAACCTATACGGAAGCAATGTCCTTGATACCGATTTAGCCGATGGCAGTAACATCAAACTAACACAAGAAAGCAATTATCCTTGGGACGGAAACATCAAAATCACCATTGATTCCAAAAAGAAAAAAGAATATGCCCTCATGCTACGAATTCCCGCTTGGGCCGAGGGTGCCAATATAAAAGTAAACGGAGAGAAGCAAGACCAATCACCAAAAGCAGGGTCCTACGCAGAAGTCAACCGCAAATGGAAAAAAGGCGATGTGGTCGAGCTTGAACTACCAATGGCCCCTCGTCTGATTACCGCCGACCCGAACGTTGAAGAAACACGAAACCAAGTAGCGGTAAAACGAGGCCCTATTGTGTATTGTTTGGAAAGTAAAGACTTAGCGGCAGGTAGCAATATCAAGGATATCGTGCTTCCTTCAGATATAAAGCTTCAACCAAAATACGAAGCCGATCTTTTGTCCGGGGTCACAGTCTTGGAAGGCGAAGCCAAAATATTACCAAATGAAGATTGGTCAAAGCAATTATACAAGCCATTGGTAAAAACCGAACTTAAGAAAACCCCAATTAAAATGATACCCTATTTTGCTTGGGCAAATAGAGGTGTCAATGATATGTCCGTTTGGTTGCCTTTACAATATTGA
- a CDS encoding glycoside hydrolase family 127 protein produces the protein MKQATPANRNSPYTQLKSLNIGDCQWTSGFWADKFQLCTNAMVPYMGDVLCGDVGHALNNFKIAAGEKEGEHQGMFWHDGDFYKFMEAKTYVYAHTKDKALLKELDEYIDIIAKAQENDGYLQTQVQLRKDVDRYENRKYHEMYNTGHLLISACIHHRVTGQGNFLDIAIKHADLLYTIFMPDTKHYGRFGFNQTQIMGLVELYRTVGDKKYLALAEKFIDNRGKYEVKHHPTTEGYPIGDMVQERTPLRESHEAVGHAVLALYYYAGAADVYAETGEKALIDALDRLWKNVTTKKMYVTGAVGQAHYGASVNRDMIEEGFIDAYMMPNMTAYNETCANLCNAMFSYRMLNLKAEAKYADIVELVLYNSALSGISVSGKEYFYANPLRMLNNTRDYNAHENVTETPNREPYLSCFCCPPNLVRTIATVSEWAYSLSENGISVNLYGANHLDTRLLDDSPIKVSQETAYPWEGRVKLNIEECKTEAFSISLRIPKWAKNSKLTLNGEELTMLLEPGSFAHIERNWKKGDVLILDMPMEAEFIEGHPRIEEVRNQIAIKRGPIVYCIESPDLPKDTDILDVYFNGNKKLDPTYRPDFLGGITTLDGEIFIRKDKGDGIYRPVQKPEWMPYKTQLIPYYAWSNRGQAEMTVFMPVIWND, from the coding sequence ATGAAACAAGCCACCCCTGCCAATAGGAACAGTCCGTATACCCAACTAAAAAGCTTGAACATCGGCGATTGCCAGTGGACCTCTGGTTTTTGGGCCGATAAATTCCAACTTTGTACCAATGCCATGGTCCCTTACATGGGCGATGTACTGTGTGGGGATGTAGGCCATGCCCTTAACAATTTTAAAATAGCGGCCGGTGAAAAGGAAGGGGAACACCAAGGCATGTTTTGGCATGACGGTGATTTCTACAAATTCATGGAAGCCAAAACCTACGTTTACGCCCATACCAAGGATAAAGCATTATTAAAGGAATTGGACGAATACATAGACATCATCGCCAAAGCCCAAGAAAACGACGGATACCTTCAGACCCAAGTACAGCTTCGGAAAGACGTAGACCGTTACGAAAACCGAAAGTACCACGAAATGTACAATACCGGGCATTTGCTTATCAGCGCCTGCATTCACCACAGGGTTACCGGGCAAGGTAATTTCCTCGATATTGCCATCAAGCATGCCGATTTACTGTACACCATTTTTATGCCCGACACCAAACATTACGGCCGCTTCGGCTTCAATCAGACCCAAATAATGGGCTTGGTAGAACTGTACCGTACGGTGGGCGACAAAAAGTATTTGGCCTTGGCCGAAAAGTTCATCGATAACCGCGGAAAATACGAAGTAAAACACCACCCGACCACCGAGGGATATCCTATTGGCGATATGGTACAGGAGCGTACGCCTTTACGTGAATCGCATGAAGCCGTAGGCCATGCCGTGCTTGCTTTATACTATTACGCCGGTGCTGCCGACGTCTATGCCGAAACAGGAGAAAAGGCCCTCATTGACGCCTTGGACCGCTTATGGAAAAATGTGACGACCAAAAAAATGTACGTAACCGGTGCCGTGGGCCAGGCCCATTATGGGGCTTCGGTAAATCGCGATATGATCGAAGAGGGCTTTATCGATGCCTATATGATGCCCAATATGACCGCCTATAACGAAACCTGCGCCAATTTATGTAACGCCATGTTCAGCTATCGCATGCTGAACCTGAAGGCCGAGGCCAAATATGCCGATATCGTTGAATTGGTGCTCTACAATAGTGCCCTCTCCGGTATCAGCGTAAGCGGGAAGGAATACTTTTACGCGAATCCGTTACGGATGCTCAACAATACCAGAGACTACAACGCACATGAAAATGTCACCGAGACCCCCAACAGGGAACCGTATCTAAGCTGTTTCTGCTGCCCTCCAAATTTAGTCCGCACCATTGCTACCGTTTCGGAATGGGCCTATAGCCTTTCGGAAAACGGAATAAGTGTTAACCTCTACGGGGCCAATCATCTAGACACGCGTCTACTAGATGATTCCCCTATTAAGGTTTCCCAAGAAACGGCATATCCTTGGGAAGGAAGGGTGAAATTGAATATTGAAGAGTGTAAAACGGAAGCTTTCTCCATTAGTTTACGTATTCCGAAATGGGCCAAGAATTCAAAACTCACACTGAACGGTGAAGAATTGACCATGCTTTTAGAACCCGGAAGCTTTGCCCATATTGAACGCAATTGGAAAAAAGGCGATGTGCTCATTCTTGATATGCCCATGGAAGCTGAATTTATAGAAGGCCATCCTAGAATTGAGGAAGTACGTAACCAAATAGCCATAAAACGCGGACCGATAGTCTACTGTATAGAGTCTCCCGACCTACCTAAGGATACCGACATTCTAGATGTTTATTTCAATGGGAACAAAAAACTTGACCCCACTTATCGACCCGATTTTTTAGGGGGGATCACTACGCTGGATGGAGAAATTTTTATTCGAAAAGACAAGGGTGATGGCATCTACAGACCGGTTCAAAAACCGGAATGGATGCCCTATAAAACCCAACTTATACCCTATTACGCATGGAGTAATCGCGGCCAAGCGGAAATGACCGTATTTATGCCTGTAATTTGGAACGATTAG
- a CDS encoding MFS transporter gives MGSYKRNAFTYATIVAMGGFVFGLDAALISGTVKFITQEFSLTDLELGSVVGAPAMGVLLALVFVGHACNKYGRRTTLMIAATLYLISAACSSLAPTYSTLIAARFLGGLAFSSISLASMYIGEIAPPKWRGKLVSMTQINIVVGLSAAYFINYMILGLADSDAHWVAALGINEYTWRWMLATEVIFALLWFVLLFFIPRSPAWLLYQGREEEAKQMLLKVTPETEIAQKIQEMRYSIENSNQDRSMLTQLKEIFAKPMRVTMIIAMTIAIAQQATGINAILFYAPTVFEQLGIGTDAAFAQAIYIGLTSIVFTVLGLLLVDRMGRRPMIIWGMLWIVLSLGVCYYGFNTANYTITESAITEMSSIPNAERLTPLIDVPFDNDISFKSALIETLGEKDARNYSGLLLQKAADINALLILLGILSFIGAFHFSVGPVMWVLFSEIFPISLRGIAIPFFTLITSFVSYLVQKFFPWQLATMGISLTLLFYAIIVTIGMVILYFYLKETKNMSIEEVQLALAPKPKPQP, from the coding sequence ATGGGTTCTTATAAAAGGAATGCTTTTACGTATGCAACCATTGTGGCAATGGGTGGTTTTGTCTTCGGGCTGGATGCCGCTTTAATATCGGGGACGGTAAAGTTTATTACACAGGAATTCTCACTTACCGACCTAGAACTTGGGTCGGTTGTGGGGGCTCCTGCCATGGGGGTGCTTTTGGCCCTAGTCTTTGTAGGACACGCCTGTAATAAATATGGACGAAGAACCACCCTGATGATTGCTGCCACCCTTTATCTTATTTCAGCGGCCTGTTCCTCTTTGGCACCTACATACTCGACCCTTATCGCTGCACGCTTCTTGGGCGGACTCGCTTTTAGTTCAATTTCATTGGCATCAATGTATATCGGTGAAATAGCACCTCCCAAATGGCGGGGTAAATTGGTATCGATGACCCAGATCAACATCGTTGTGGGCTTATCGGCCGCCTATTTCATCAATTATATGATCCTTGGCCTTGCAGATTCCGATGCCCATTGGGTAGCTGCCCTAGGGATTAACGAATACACTTGGCGGTGGATGTTGGCAACCGAAGTGATTTTTGCCCTCTTGTGGTTCGTTCTTTTGTTTTTCATTCCTCGATCCCCGGCTTGGTTACTCTATCAAGGGAGGGAAGAAGAAGCAAAACAAATGCTTCTGAAAGTTACACCAGAAACTGAGATTGCCCAGAAAATTCAAGAAATGCGGTACAGTATCGAAAATAGCAACCAAGATCGTTCTATGCTTACGCAATTGAAAGAAATTTTTGCAAAGCCGATGCGGGTGACCATGATTATTGCCATGACCATTGCGATAGCACAACAGGCCACCGGCATCAACGCCATTCTTTTCTATGCCCCTACCGTATTCGAACAGTTGGGCATCGGAACCGATGCCGCTTTTGCACAGGCCATTTATATAGGCCTGACCAGTATCGTCTTTACTGTTTTAGGCCTACTTTTAGTAGACAGAATGGGCCGAAGACCCATGATCATATGGGGGATGTTATGGATCGTGCTGAGTCTTGGCGTTTGTTATTACGGATTTAATACCGCCAATTACACCATAACCGAAAGTGCTATTACCGAAATGTCTTCCATACCCAATGCAGAAAGATTGACCCCCCTGATCGATGTGCCCTTTGATAACGACATCAGTTTTAAGTCGGCCCTGATCGAGACCTTGGGGGAAAAGGACGCCAGAAATTACTCCGGTCTACTGCTACAAAAAGCGGCAGATATAAACGCCCTTCTTATTTTGTTGGGCATACTCAGTTTTATCGGGGCCTTTCATTTTTCGGTAGGACCCGTAATGTGGGTCTTGTTTTCCGAGATTTTCCCTATTTCGCTCAGAGGTATCGCCATTCCGTTTTTCACCTTGATCACGAGTTTTGTGAGTTACCTGGTACAGAAATTTTTCCCTTGGCAATTGGCGACCATGGGCATAAGCTTAACATTATTGTTCTATGCCATTATAGTGACCATCGGGATGGTAATCCTGTATTTCTATTTAAAGGAAACCAAAAACATGTCCATTGAAGAAGTGCAACTGGCCTTGGCCCCTAAACCAAAACCACAGCCTTAG
- a CDS encoding glycoside hydrolase family 127 protein, which yields MKKLTLSLCTLLAVLSCKQNTTNPDALKHEKPASKDYAAHLDSGSGIINNTNSPHVKLKSIDIGDCRWTEGFWAEKWKVAEETMIPHMGEILKGDIGHGYNNFKIAAGLKEGEHKGFWWHDGDFYKWMEAKMYLYGVNKDEKIVEEIDEIISVIAQAQQDDGYLSTPAIIRDDIEPFTNRKYHELYNSGHLLTSACIHYRLTGKTNFLDIAVKHADYLYKLFSPKPDHLKRFGFNQTQIMGLVELYRTTKDKRYLELAEQFINMRGTYKIEDDETTVGYPIGDMVQERVPLREETEAVGHAVLALYYYAGAADVYAETGEKALIDALERLWDNVTNKKMYITGAIGQTHYGRSSRLDKIEEGFIDEYMMPNMTAYNETCANICNSMFNYRMLTLTGDAKHGDIMELVLHNSGLSGISLDGKNYYYSNPLRKIDGALDYEKMNVEFPERQPYLKCFCCPPNLVRTIAKSPGWAYSKSENGIAVNLYGGNELKTTLLDGSPLKLTQKTDYPWDGAVKITVDECKAEAFEVLLRIPSWAKGTQIKVNGTKVAKAQPGTFAKIERQWAEGDEITIDMPMETKFIEGHPRIEEVRNQVALKRGPVVYCIESADLPEKTDITNVYLSSKKQLTPTFRPDFLGGITTLEGNVLIRKDKIGQMYQEVSAPEFESFKTNFIPYYAWSNRGQGEMTVFLPVIWD from the coding sequence ATGAAAAAATTAACCCTTTCGCTCTGCACGCTGCTCGCTGTACTTTCATGTAAACAAAACACGACAAATCCGGACGCCTTAAAACACGAAAAACCGGCTTCAAAAGACTATGCGGCCCATTTAGATTCCGGAAGTGGAATTATCAACAATACCAACAGTCCACATGTCAAATTAAAAAGTATCGATATCGGAGACTGCCGGTGGACCGAAGGCTTTTGGGCCGAAAAGTGGAAAGTTGCCGAAGAAACCATGATACCCCATATGGGCGAGATTCTAAAAGGCGATATTGGCCATGGTTACAATAACTTTAAAATTGCGGCAGGACTCAAAGAAGGCGAGCACAAAGGCTTTTGGTGGCATGATGGGGACTTCTATAAATGGATGGAAGCCAAAATGTACCTTTACGGTGTAAATAAAGACGAAAAAATTGTTGAGGAAATAGATGAGATCATAAGCGTTATCGCACAAGCCCAGCAAGACGATGGATACTTATCCACACCCGCCATCATTAGAGATGATATAGAGCCCTTTACGAATAGAAAATATCACGAACTGTACAACAGTGGCCACTTGCTTACCAGTGCATGTATTCATTACCGCCTGACCGGGAAAACCAATTTTCTTGATATTGCCGTAAAACATGCCGATTATCTGTACAAACTCTTTTCCCCGAAACCCGACCACCTTAAACGTTTTGGTTTCAATCAGACCCAGATTATGGGACTGGTAGAACTATACCGTACAACCAAAGACAAGCGTTACCTAGAGTTGGCGGAGCAATTTATAAACATGCGCGGTACCTATAAAATTGAGGATGACGAGACCACGGTGGGCTATCCTATTGGCGACATGGTACAAGAGCGCGTTCCGCTTCGAGAGGAGACCGAAGCCGTAGGACATGCCGTACTGGCCTTGTATTATTATGCCGGTGCTGCCGATGTATATGCCGAAACCGGGGAAAAGGCACTGATCGATGCCCTAGAGCGATTATGGGACAACGTAACGAACAAAAAAATGTACATTACCGGGGCTATCGGCCAAACCCATTATGGAAGATCTTCCCGTCTCGATAAAATTGAAGAAGGTTTTATCGATGAATACATGATGCCCAACATGACGGCTTATAACGAAACCTGCGCCAATATCTGTAATTCCATGTTTAATTACCGAATGCTCACCCTAACGGGCGATGCCAAACATGGCGATATTATGGAGCTTGTACTGCACAACAGTGGGCTCTCGGGCATCAGCCTTGATGGCAAGAACTACTATTACTCCAATCCGCTTCGGAAAATTGACGGGGCCTTGGATTATGAAAAAATGAACGTTGAATTCCCCGAAAGACAACCCTACCTTAAATGTTTCTGCTGTCCTCCAAACCTAGTGCGTACCATTGCCAAATCGCCGGGATGGGCCTATAGCAAATCAGAAAACGGAATTGCCGTCAACCTTTATGGAGGCAACGAATTAAAAACGACACTTTTAGACGGCTCTCCCCTTAAACTGACCCAAAAAACCGATTACCCATGGGACGGCGCCGTAAAAATTACCGTTGACGAATGTAAAGCCGAGGCTTTTGAGGTTCTCCTTCGTATACCCAGTTGGGCAAAGGGTACCCAAATTAAAGTGAACGGTACAAAGGTAGCCAAGGCGCAACCCGGTACGTTCGCCAAAATAGAAAGACAATGGGCCGAGGGGGATGAAATCACTATTGATATGCCCATGGAGACCAAGTTCATAGAAGGGCACCCGCGCATCGAGGAAGTCCGTAATCAAGTTGCCTTGAAACGAGGACCTGTAGTGTACTGCATTGAATCGGCCGACCTACCCGAAAAAACCGATATCACCAATGTTTACCTCTCCTCGAAAAAACAACTTACCCCTACCTTTAGACCCGATTTTCTAGGAGGTATAACTACCCTTGAGGGCAATGTTCTTATCCGTAAGGACAAAATCGGTCAAATGTACCAAGAAGTCAGTGCTCCCGAATTCGAATCTTTTAAAACCAATTTTATACCTTACTATGCTTGGAGCAATAGAGGCCAAGGTGAAATGACGGTTTTCTTACCGGTAATCTGGGATTAA
- a CDS encoding arylsulfatase, which produces MKYTATQFKSNTKKNRFNSIFVVPLLCLLLCSTTYLWAQDRPNVLIMLTDDQGYGDLGSHGNPYLKTPNIEKIGKEGLEMTHFFSYPNCSATRAAILTGRYPYRTGVTGVTQVDHLMNTSEETLAEILSKNGYRTGIFGKWHLGDNAPMRPTDQGFQEALVHKGGGIGQAAGPAGNTYFDPILEHNNESKKYEGYCDDIFTDAALDFISTKSEKPFFTYLATNLPHFPLEVPDEKAEPYRKLGLHEDNARTYGMIDNIDANVGRVLKRLKDLGIADNTLVIFLSDNGPRHRRTKNDVYPGRWVSNLRGTKTSVYECGIRVPFFVKWPTQLKKGQKSSTMGAVIDILPTILDVCDIKAPKEVKLDGRSLLPLWQGRPIDFNDREFITQMHYGPTVFKYMHFAVRTQKYKLVSPHDDPHHILYQPKDEELKEVLANLELYDVEKDPSERINLAKDHPEIVEDLLARYENWFDEVTEERDAKGIQRIYLGSERQPEVNLSQFDWGGPRVLSKNDLGYWRVKTEAGTYKIRLSLPPSKVDGVAHLKYKDVHLTLPIKKDQKTITFNDVELPEGRGNFHAYLKFERLATGPVFVDVERLDL; this is translated from the coding sequence ATGAAATATACTGCAACGCAATTTAAATCAAACACTAAGAAAAACAGGTTCAACAGTATTTTCGTCGTCCCCCTTCTTTGTTTGCTTCTCTGCAGTACTACTTACCTTTGGGCACAAGATCGCCCCAATGTATTGATCATGCTCACCGACGACCAAGGTTATGGCGACCTAGGTTCTCACGGCAACCCTTATTTAAAAACGCCTAACATTGAAAAGATAGGAAAAGAAGGACTCGAAATGACGCATTTCTTCTCCTATCCCAACTGTTCCGCTACCCGTGCCGCCATATTAACCGGAAGGTATCCTTATCGGACCGGGGTTACCGGAGTGACACAAGTAGACCATTTGATGAACACTTCGGAAGAAACCCTCGCGGAAATTTTGTCCAAAAACGGCTATCGCACTGGAATTTTCGGCAAGTGGCACTTAGGCGACAATGCTCCCATGCGCCCTACCGACCAAGGGTTTCAGGAAGCCTTGGTCCATAAAGGCGGAGGAATTGGGCAGGCAGCCGGCCCCGCGGGCAACACCTATTTCGACCCCATTCTTGAACACAACAATGAATCAAAAAAATACGAAGGCTATTGCGATGATATATTTACCGATGCGGCCTTGGATTTTATAAGCACTAAAAGCGAAAAACCATTTTTCACCTATTTGGCCACCAACTTGCCGCATTTTCCGTTGGAAGTGCCCGATGAAAAAGCCGAACCATACAGAAAATTGGGTTTGCATGAAGATAATGCCCGAACCTACGGCATGATCGACAATATCGATGCCAATGTGGGCCGCGTATTAAAGCGGTTAAAAGATTTGGGTATTGCCGACAATACCCTTGTTATATTTCTATCGGACAACGGCCCTAGGCACAGACGTACTAAAAATGACGTTTACCCAGGCAGATGGGTATCGAACTTAAGGGGCACCAAAACCAGTGTGTACGAATGCGGTATTCGCGTTCCCTTCTTTGTGAAGTGGCCCACGCAATTGAAAAAAGGACAAAAAAGCAGTACCATGGGAGCGGTAATCGATATACTACCGACCATTTTGGATGTTTGTGACATTAAAGCCCCGAAAGAAGTTAAACTAGACGGCCGCTCATTGTTGCCATTGTGGCAGGGTAGACCTATCGATTTTAACGATAGGGAATTTATAACTCAAATGCACTACGGCCCCACAGTTTTCAAATACATGCATTTTGCCGTTAGAACCCAAAAATATAAACTGGTAAGTCCGCATGACGACCCCCACCATATCCTCTACCAACCTAAAGACGAAGAATTAAAAGAAGTACTTGCCAACCTCGAACTGTACGATGTTGAGAAAGACCCCAGCGAGCGTATTAATTTAGCGAAAGACCACCCGGAAATCGTAGAAGACCTTCTCGCCCGCTATGAAAATTGGTTCGACGAGGTTACCGAGGAAAGGGACGCCAAAGGCATTCAGCGCATCTATCTCGGTAGTGAGCGGCAACCCGAGGTAAACCTCTCCCAATTTGATTGGGGCGGCCCTAGGGTTTTATCAAAAAACGACCTCGGCTATTGGCGTGTAAAAACGGAAGCCGGCACTTATAAGATTCGGCTAAGCCTTCCCCCGTCGAAAGTGGACGGGGTTGCCCATCTAAAGTACAAAGACGTACATCTCACCCTTCCCATAAAGAAAGACCAAAAGACCATAACTTTTAACGATGTAGAACTTCCTGAAGGAAGGGGTAATTTTCATGCCTATCTAAAGTTCGAACGGCTCGCTACAGGTCCTGTTTTTGTGGATGTTGAGCGATTGGACCTATAA